The following proteins are encoded in a genomic region of Capsicum annuum cultivar UCD-10X-F1 unplaced genomic scaffold, UCD10Xv1.1 ctg71012, whole genome shotgun sequence:
- the LOC124894180 gene encoding pentatricopeptide repeat-containing protein At3g51320-like yields MPCRNLVRWNVMMTGYLNSNNPGKCLKLFREMAQRGLNGNDTTIVLAVSACARSARMKEGKSVHGRLIKKFKDLNLIIGTTLIYMYSRCGRAEIARLIFDRISIKNIVCWNAMILGYCIHGNRKDGLNLYSNLLSSRLESTGKSHVDNPVLPDEITFVSVLCACAREGLVTEERKYFGNMSDAFGIKPSFAHYWCLANILENVGLMQEAIETLKNMPVDSDLPLESSLWSELLGSARLGQDVSLGEQIANKLIDHDPENFWHYLLLVNMYAAAGR; encoded by the coding sequence ATGCCGTGTAGGAATTTGGTTCGGTGGAATGTCATGATGACGGGGTATTTGAATTCGAATAATCCTGGTAAGTGCCTAAAGTTGTTCAGAGAAATGGCACAGAGGGGATTGAATGGGAACGATACGACTATAGTTCTTGCGGTTAGTGCTTGTGCTAGGTCAGCTCGGATGAAGGAAGGAAAATCTGTTCATGGGCGTCTAATTAAGAAATTTAAAGACTTGAATTTGATTATTGGTACTACTTTAATCTATATGTATAGTAGATGCGGCAGAGCAGAAATTGCTCGTTTAATTTTTGATCGGATATCGATCAAGAACATAGTCTGCTGGAATGCAATGATATTGGGGTATTGCATCCATGGAAACCGAAAAGATGGGCTTAATCTGTATTCAAACTTGCTGAGCAGTAGATTAGAAAGTACAGGAAAAAGTCATGTTGATAACCCTGTGCTTCCAGATGAAATCACATTTGTCTCTGTCTTATGTGCTTGTGCCCGTGAAGGACTGGTaacagaagaaagaaaatacTTTGGCAACATGAGCGACGCGTTTGGTATAAAGCCCAGCTTTGCACATTATTGGTGCTTGGCTAATATTTTGGAAAATGTTGGTCTAATGCAAGAAGCTATAGAAACACTGAAAAACATGCCAGTAGATAGCGATTTACCACTGGAATCCTCATTGTGGTCTGAATTGCTTGGCTCAGCCCGCCTTGGTCAAGATGTAAGTTTAGGAGAACAAATTGCAAATAAGTTGATTGATCATGACCCCGAGAATTTTTGGCATTATTTATTGTTGGTGAACATGTATGCTGCAGCTGGTCGTTGA